A single genomic interval of Pochonia chlamydosporia 170 chromosome 7, whole genome shotgun sequence harbors:
- a CDS encoding inositol-3-phosphate synthase (similar to Aspergillus terreus NIH2624 XP_001216758.1), with protein sequence MAPHAQVTPGSTNGAVPANGTAAASPTTFVVNSPNVTYTDAEIKSKYTYRTTSVETDANGNFVATPKETQYDFKVDRKVPKVGMMLVGWGGNNGTTVTAGILANRRNLTWETKEGHREANYYGSVVMASTMKLGSDAKTNADINIPFHNVLPMVHPNDLVIGGWDISKMNLAQAMDRAQVLEPTLKSLVKKEMNEMVPLPSIYYPDFIAANQEDRADNVLEGTKACNAHVEKLRQDIRDFKAKNSLDKVIIMWTANTERYADIIPGVNDTADNLLKAIEQGHEEVSPSTVFAVAAILENTPFINGSPQNTFVPGAIQLAEKHNAFIGGDDFKSGQTKMKSALVDFLINAGIKLTSIASYNHLGNNDGKNLSSQKQFRSKEISKSNVVDDMVEANTVLYKKGEHPDHCVVIKYMPAVADNKRALDEYYAEIFLGGHQTISLFNICEDSLLASPLIIDLVVIAEMMTRIQWKDSTSAEGYKNFHSVLSVLSYMLKAPLTPPGTPVVNALAKQRAALTNIFRACVGLQPESDMTLEHKLF encoded by the exons ATGGCTCCCCACGCGCAAGTTACTCCGGGCTCTACGAACGGGGCGGTTCCCGCCAACGgcactgctgctgcttcccCCACCACTTTCGTCGTCAACTCTCCCAATGTCACCTACACTGACGCCGAGATCAAATCCAAGTACACCTACCGTACTACCAGCGTCGAGACTGACGCCAATGGCAACTTTGTTGCTACTCCCAAGGAGACCCAGTATGACTTCAAGGTCGACCGCAAGGTTCCCAAGGTCGGCATGATGTTGGTCGGCTGGGGCGGCAACAATGGTACCACTGTCACTGCTGGTATTCTCGCCAACCGCCGCAACCTCACCTGGGAGACCAAGGAAGGCCACCGCGAGGCCAACTACTACGGCTCCGTCGTCATGGCTTCCACCATGAAGCTCGGATCTGATGCTAAGACCAATGCCGACATCAACATTCCCTTCCACAATGTCCTACCCATGGTCCACCCCAATGACCTTGTTATTGGCGGCTGGGACATCAGCAAGATGAACTTGGCTCAGGCCATGGACCGCGCTCAGGTCCTTGAGCCCACCTTGAAGTCTCTCGTCAAGAAGGAGATGAACGAGATGGTCCCCCTTCCTTCCATCTACTACCCTGACTTCATTGCTGCCAACCAGGAAGACCGTGCCGACAATGTCCTCGAAGGCACCAAGGCTTGCAATGCCCACGTTGAGAAGCTCCGCCAGGATATCCGTGActtcaaggccaagaacAGCCTTGACAAGGTCATTATCATGTGGACTGCCAACACTGAGCGTTATGCCGACATTATCCCAGGCGTCAACGACACTGCTGACAATCTGCTCAAGGCTATTGAGCAGGGACATGAGGAGGTTTCCCCTTCGACCGTCTTTGCCGTGGCGGCTATCCTTGAGAACACGCCTTTCATCAACGGCTCTCCTCAAAACACTTTTGTTCCTGGTGCCATCCAGCTGGCTGAGAAGCACAACGCCTTTattggtggtgatgacttcAAGTCTGGCCAGACCAAGATGAAGTCGGCCCTCGTTGATTTCCTCATCAACGCTGGTATCAAGTTGACCTCGATTGCCAGTTACAACCACTTGGGTAACAATGACGGCAAGAACTTGAGCTCCCAGAAGCAGTTCCGCTCCAAGGAGATTTCCAAGTCCAATGTTGTTGACGACATGGTTGAGGCCAACACCGTTCTGTACAAGAAGGGCGAGCACCCTGACCACTGCGTTGTCATCAAGTACATGCCTGCTGTCGCTGACAACAAGCGTGCCCTCGACGAGTACTACGCTGAGATTTTCTTGGGTGGTCATCAGACTATTTC CCTGTTCAACATCTGCGAGGACTCTCTTCTTGCTTCTCCCCTCATCATTGACCTTGTCGTCATTGCTGAGATGATGACGCGTATTCAGTGGAAGGATTCCACTTCTGCCGAGGGCTACAAGAACTTCCACAGCGTCCTCAGTGTTCTTAGCTACATGCTCAAAGCTCCTCTGACGCCTCCTGGCACTCCCGTTGTCAACGCTCTTGCTAAGCAGCGCGCTGCCCTGACCAACATCTTCCGTGCCTGCGTTGGTCTCCAGCCTGAGTCGGACATGACTCTTGAGCACAAGCTCTTTTAA